GTGTGCTCAGCCATTTTCTGGTGCCTATGGCACAGGCCGAACTGACCCAGCGTGAAAACGAGATTTCGCAGAACGTCACCGCCAGCTTGCTGCGTGAAGGGCAATTCCTGCATCCCACGCAAAACGTCACCTTCTACACCCGCGTGATCGATTCCAGCGGGGTGCTGCGCGATGTTTTCCTGTCAGACCGGCGCAATCCGGCTGAAGGGGTGATCTATACCGCCGCCGAAGCCTATCTGGTGCGTAACGGGGCTGGTACAACCCTGATCATGGTGGATGGTCTCGCCCAGCGGTTGAACAAATCCGATACCCGTTTGGCCACCGCGAAATTCCGCGATTTTTCCTTTGATATCTCTGCCCTTGTGAACCAAAGCACGGATGGGTCGCAAACCGCCTCCAACCTCATCTCACCACGGTTGATGGCAGATTGGGACGTGGTCTCGACCCTGACCGGTGATGCCAAGGGCGTCATTGCCGAAGAGCTGCATGCAAGGTTTGCCCAACCGCTGTTTTGTATCATTGCGGCCCTAGTCGGCTATGCCACCTTACTGGTGGGCGGGTTTTCACGTTTTGGCGTCTGGCGCGAAATTGCCATCGCCTTTGCCCTGCTGATCGCCATTGACGGCATGCGCGGCGCGCTGGTGGACACTGTACGCGAGGACGCCAGCCGCTGGCCGCTGCTTTACCTGCCCTCGCTTGTCGGCGGCATGATGGTTGTGGCGATGCTGTGGCATGTGGCCAATCCCAGCTGGCTGAACAACATGCGACGGAGGCGTGCAGCACCATGATTCTACACGTCTATTTCGCCCGCCGCTTCATGCTCGCCTTTTTGATGATATGCAGCGTCCTGTTTGCTCTGGTCATGCTGGTGGATGGTGTGGAACAGGCGCGCAAATTCAGCGGGCTTGATTTGGGGTGGCAGCG
This DNA window, taken from Sulfitobacter pacificus, encodes the following:
- the lptF gene encoding LPS export ABC transporter permease LptF gives rise to the protein MARLDRYMLSQLLLLFGFFALVLVALFWINRAVVLFDRLIGDGQSALVFLEFTALGLPKLITTVLPIATFAGAVYVTNRMASESELTVLQSTGSSPWRLARPVLIYGLCVAAMMSVLSHFLVPMAQAELTQRENEISQNVTASLLREGQFLHPTQNVTFYTRVIDSSGVLRDVFLSDRRNPAEGVIYTAAEAYLVRNGAGTTLIMVDGLAQRLNKSDTRLATAKFRDFSFDISALVNQSTDGSQTASNLISPRLMADWDVVSTLTGDAKGVIAEELHARFAQPLFCIIAALVGYATLLVGGFSRFGVWREIAIAFALLIAIDGMRGALVDTVREDASRWPLLYLPSLVGGMMVVAMLWHVANPSWLNNMRRRRAAP